GAGCATTGAATGCCAAGATTGGAGTTCTTACTAGGGAGTTATTCGAAATTTGTCAAACTCCAATCTTTACTGAAGAAGATGCATGTGGCACTGATGAAGAGGTTGGTGGTGGAGTTGATGAAGTAGCTGAAGTTGGTGGTGACGAGAAGCCTGAAGTTGGGGGTGACGAAGAGGCTGAAGTTGGTCGTGATTGTGGAtttgaagaagaaggtgatggtAATGCAGTTCATGACCCCGTAGGTACATATATTGAAGTAAGAGGGGAGGATAAAACTGCACATGAAGATGAGATAGTTTCAAGATCTGTTGATAACATTGTTTGTATTGAAAtcgatgatgatggtgatgaagaaGAACGGGAGGTCGTACCATTGGCTATCCCCCCATTACGCAGTTTTGTTGGTGATCCAAGCACCACTGTTGATGTAGACCAATTGTACAGAGTAGTCAGCGTCAGAGAGATGACCGTATACAGGTATATGGTGTGAATTGTAGTTGTGGTTGACGAATCTCTATTGTTTGTGATTgactaatatttttatgtttagggTTGTAAGCGAGATAATTGGGCAAACCTTGAGCACGACTTCATTTTACACTTTGGCCCCGATAAAATACGTTGATAACATGGTTAGTATTGTGACAGTTGTTTGTGTTTCATGTTGTAGTTTACGTTAGTaatgtgataattttttattgtgtaggTGGTGTTATTTGCTTGTACGATGTTTATGTACTTTGAGAAAAGGTTGTGCGGTGTTGTTGAGAGGATTCATTTTAGTCTGTTATActcggtaaataaaatttgatatggtatgatatatttcattgaagaaatgaattttgattgatttttgattgatgattttgaaattgtccACAACACCATATTCTTACTGATTATAGGAAACGTCCACAGAATCGTCATGTTTGGACGCTTCATAACTATAAAACTTATCTGCGTTGCGATAAGTTTGCACTTGGAGACTTTGGCACAACCGACTTTGTGAGTAAcctttaatttccaatttttgtCCACTTTTGGTTGTAAACGTGTAACTGATATTGTTTatattgtttgtagttgttTATGCCATTTGTCCACGATGATCATTGGTGGTGTTATTCAGTGAAATAGAGTTCATTAGAGATTTTTGTGATTGACTCATTGGGTAAGGGGATCAGAGACCGGAAAAGGATAGACACAACTGTTGTAAGATTCCACATCTTTCATTGTTGATGACCGTGTGATTATGAGATAACcttatattgtttaataattttttgtatttgttaacTGGTAGGCTGAAAATATGGCACGGTTTTTTTGCATGATGATGAATAGACCGGAAGGTAGTATTGGTCCTTTGATTGTTAAACAAGCAAATATCCCATCccaaccaaacttgtaagtttCTTGAATTGTAGTGCTGGATTATATTGTGTTGTGATGAATATACGGGCAAAAGTAATTTAATGTGGTGGGTATATTATTTCAGACATGATTGTGGAGTCATAATGTTGAAAGCAATGGAAATTTGGGATGGAGACAAAAAATACAACGGAAAAAGCATGCCTGAATATACAACTGTAAGTTGGAACTGTgtgtttgttaaaattattttatgtgtttgttaaaattattttatgtgtttgtttgtAATGGGGAAAATGTTGGTTTCAGGAGGAGCTGCTTGGGATTAGAAAGAAATACGTATGTGACTGGATCCTGGACAACGAGAACATAAGACGAATGGAAGCCCTAGAGTTATATGGCATTGTTTAGGATTGCTAACAAATGAACAGATTTGAATTGTAACACATCATGTTGAA
This window of the Vigna angularis cultivar LongXiaoDou No.4 chromosome 7, ASM1680809v1, whole genome shotgun sequence genome carries:
- the LOC128197964 gene encoding uncharacterized protein LOC128197964: MEWYVRKEDRHRPEIRAAFNMDDGGMSEGSLAEGSKVEKDDDESSDDGTWEAGAEERLRKNNEDIRALNAKIGVLTRELFEICQTPIFTEEDACGTDEEVGGGVDEVAEVGGDEKPEVGGDEEAEVGRDCGFEEEGDGNAVHDPVGTYIEVRGEDKTAHEDEIVSRSVDNIVCIEIDDDGDEEEREVVPLAIPPLRSFVGDPSTTVDVDQLYRVVSVREMTVYRVVSEIIGQTLSTTSFYTLAPIKYVDNMVVLFACTMFMYFEKRLCGVVERIHFSLLYSVNKI